The Drosophila bipectinata strain 14024-0381.07 chromosome 2L, DbipHiC1v2, whole genome shotgun sequence genome has a segment encoding these proteins:
- the Ifrd1 gene encoding interferon-related developmental regulator 2, which translates to MPRRNKKSGTGKGRNNDSNSDDESFDNVSVYSHVSEIASSEATDELANERFEEKFEKALEQATEKSAQTRVQALQSICELLMHRYMPDFVEDRKMTLMDFVEKSIRRGKGQEQVWGARLAPLLVLQMGGDEGISKAMNQFLLTTVQDKSMGYDARAKCCTALGLLNFLGCEDVGELVQLMQCFEGIFAGSYLRGDDKTPVSVTAEAGALHAEALSAWGLLLTLIPSGDFVSLMTTGQNMFPSIKKFLGLLQSTHLDVRMAAGETIALILESGRAHDEDFLEEDIPELCDAVKQLATDSHKYRAKRDRKAQRATFRDVLRYLEEDISPEINIRFGHESLTLDAWSIHHQYSALCTVMGPGMTSQLQENEFIREIFQLGARLTNTGINGNAKVKQTKLERHLVNAAAFKARSISRGKNRDKRSAVVT; encoded by the exons ATGCCGCGACGCAACAAGAAATCAGGAACAGGCAAAG GTCGCAACAACGACTCCAACTCTGACGACGAGTCCTTTGATAATGTCAGTGTATACTCTCATGTCTCGGAGATTGCCTCCTCGGAGGCCACCGACGAACTGGCCAATGAGCGTTTTGAGGAAAAGTTTGAAAAGGCTTTGGAGCAGGCCACCGAGAAGTCGGCCCAGACCCGTGTCCAGGCCCTGCAATCGATTTGCGAACTGCTGATGCATCGCTATATGCCGGACTTTGTGGAGGACCGAAAGATGACACTGATGGATTTCGTGGAGAAGAGCATACGTCGGGGCAAGGGACAGGAGCAGGTGTGGGGCGCTCGACTGGCACCCCTTCTGGTGCTGCAGATGGGCGGAGACGAGGGCATTTCCAAGGCCATGAATCAGTTCCTGCTGACCACCGTCCAGGACAAGTCGATGGGATATGACGCCCGGGCCAAGTGCTGCACAGCCCTGGGATTGCTCAATTTCCTGGGATGCGAGGATGTCGGTGAGCTGGTGCAGTTGATGCAGTGCTTCGAGGGCATTTTCGCCGGCAGCTATCTGCGCGGCGATGACAAGACTCCGGTCTCGGTTACTGCCGAGGCGGGCGCCTTGCACGCCGAGGCCTTGTCCGCCTGGGGATTGTTGCTCACTTTGATACCCTCTGGTGACTTTGTTTCCCTAATGACTACCGGACAGAACATGTTCCC TtcgattaaaaaattcttggGTCTTTTGCAATCCACCCACTTGGATGTTCGCATGGCCGCTGGCGAGACCATTGCTTTGATACTGGAATCGGGCCGTGCCCACGATGAGGACTTCCTCGAGGAAGACATACCCGAGCTGTGCGATGCCGTTAAACAACTTGCCACCGATTCGCACAAGTACCGGGCCAAGCGCGATCGCAAGGCCCAGCGTGCCACCTTCAGGGATGTGCTCCGCTACTTGGAG GAGGATATTTCACCAGAAATCAACATTCGTTTCGGCCACGAGTCTCTCACCCTGGATGCCTGGTCCATTCACCATCAATACTCGGCCCTGTGCACGGTCATGGGCCCCGGAATGACCTCGCAGCTGCAGGAGAATGAATTTATTCGCGAGATCTTCCAGCTGGGGGCTCGTCTAACCAACACCGGCATTAATGGCAATGCCAAAGTCAAGCAGACCAAACTCGAACGT cATCTGGTGAATGCTGCCGCTTTCAAGGCCCGCTCTATTTCTCGTGGAAAGAATCGCGACAAGCGATCGGCCGTTGTCACTTAA
- the LOC108125388 gene encoding uncharacterized protein → MSESPISSSSSSPKKRTISENNPEDSAALSSSSQRVPSKASSNILVLNYDCLERIFSLLSLEDQLNFSRSNHEIERIYTNYAHWKYKHIPEYITKSLEESDLEYLVEQVNEHLISYESPLDPSSKDEEHLRLLGMHCPMLHRLKMTFMRDRWEDLNQLKNLNTLHALLQFSSNDVYEKFFFNLSENLPCMRKLVLKAPGYNGKGLHVLEKLQHLEINKKTELDAKYLTECCFKMENLNFLKIGTFTRNLNNENFSTIVAHCRNLETLGFTDKKHLDNAAYERVCELPRLKHLIIFFPRRRPGFIKGLVRRTDTPLESLILFGSNLCKEQVGHVCDIPSLRELWVGSEDDDFSVEGFMKLKSLEYLHLQIPYITNNHLVELLLGCPRLRVLNMFYCPNITSDLISLLNSSLKKLKETNHEKISIYLEDSGVDWKENCSSFKIDNIHIINGYLKSPILIKKEFNIP, encoded by the coding sequence ATGAGCGAATCGCCTATAAGTAGCTCTTCCTCGAGTCCAAAAAAGCGCACAATCAGTGAAAATAATCCGGAAGATTCAGCTGCGCTCTCTTCAAGCTCCCAAAGAGTTCCATCCAAAGCCTCGTCCAATATTTTAGTCCTCAACTACGATTGCTTAGAAAGAATATTCTCACTTCTGAGCTTAGAAGATCAGTTGAATTTTTCGCGTTCTAATCACGAAATAGAACGCATCTACACGAACTACGCCCACTGGAAGTACAAACACATCCCTGAGTACATCACCAAAAGCCTCGAGGAATCTGATCTGGAATATCTAGTAGAACAAGTCAACGAGCATTTAATTAGCTATGAGTCACCACTGGATCCCTCCTCCAAAGACGAGGAGCATTTGCGGTTACTAGGAATGCACTGCCCTATGCTGCATCGCCTCAAGATGACTTTCATGCGAGACCGATGGGAGGACTTGAACCAATTGAAGAATTTAAACACTCTTCATGCCTTGTTACAGTTTAGTAGCAATGATGTCTACGAGAAGTTCTTCTTTAATCTATCAGAGAACCTACCGTGCATGAGAAAGCTAGTCTTGAAAGCTCCCGGCTACAATGGGAAAGGACTCCACGTGCTGGAGAAACTACAGCATCTagagataaataaaaaaaccgaATTAGATGCCAAATACCTGACCGAATGCTGCTTCAAGATGGAAAACCTGAACTTTCTTAAAATTGGAACGTTTACCAGAAACCTAAACAACGAAAACTTCTCCACGATTGTCGCGCACTGCCGGAACTTGGAAACGCTTGGGTTCACCGACAAGAAACATCTCGATAATGCGGCATACGAAAGGGTTTGTGAGCTGCCCCGACTGAAGCacttaataattttctttccGCGTCGAAGGCCGGGTTTCATCAAGGGGCTTGTACGTAGGACTGACACTCCTCTAGAGAGCCTTATTTTGTTTGGATCGAATCTGTGTAAGGAGCAGGTAGGGCATGTCTGTGATATTCCTTCCCTCAGAGAACTCTGGGTAGGCAGCGAAGACGATGATTTCAGTGTGGAAGGCTTCATGAAGCTAAAATCTCTTGAATACCTACATCTGCAAATTCCATACATTACTAATAATCATTTGGTGGAACTGCTGCTTGGATGCCCACGCCTACGGGTCTTGAATATGTTTTATTGCCCGAATATTACTTCCGATTTAATTTCTTTACTAAACAGTTCATTGAAGAAGCTTAAGGAAACCAATCATGAAAAAATTTCCATATATTTAGAAGACTCTGGTGTGGATTGGAAAGAAAACTGCTCCAGCTTTAAAATTGATAACATACACATCATAAATGGCTATTTAAAATCtcctattttaataaaaaaagagtTCAATATTCCATAA
- the LOC108125391 gene encoding uncharacterized protein has protein sequence MMLSTYQHDYVPPSAKRYEFLTRAKGLEGHDGPKVIECQCADESKINMPPAASKDCSGVEWTGIAPMGKLVDPRLIPTQLTQDQVEKMAFSAETDCFKLQPNRFLKILRTVYPDLYERLKVLPKDELSRRLEKNRMFTTYQIDYCNMNEYPEGIYESLKTEDESSKQNSNKLMSERGPCSEFRDNVMNELERESSTGYDVSRDECEKSYKPFKTTFADSSSFVDSGSNSHWNAAPTTYRKMPNFSEYMDSISRNGCVIMRNKLHDHSKCLAKYCKHDLKFTCAEMK, from the coding sequence ATGATGCTGTCAACCTATCAGCATGACTATGTGCCACCCAGTGCCAAACGGTATGAGTTCCTCACACGTGCCAAAGGTCTCGAGGGTCACGACGGGCCCAAGGTAATTGAATGCCAATGCGCTGATGAGTCCAAGATCAACATGCCGCCAGCTGCCTCAAAGGACTGCAGCGGTGTGGAGTGGACGGGCATTGCGCCCATGGGAAAGCTAGTCGATCCACGGCTCATACCCACCCAACTGACCCAGGACCAGGTCGAGAAGATGGCCTTTTCGGCGGAAACTGACTGCTTCAAGCTCCAGCCGAACCGTTTCCTCAAAATCCTGCGCACCGTCTACCCCGATCTGTACGAGCGGTTGAAAGTGCTGCCCAAGGATGAACTGAGCCGGAGGCTGGAGAAGAACCGAATGTTCACCACCTATCAGATCGATTACTGCAACATGAACGAGTACCCGGAGGGCATATACGAGAGTCTGAAGACTGAGGATGAGTCCTCCAAGCAGAACTCGAACAAACTGATGAGCGAGCGCGGACCATGCTCCGAGTTCCGGGACAATGTCATGAACGAATTGGAACGTGAGTCCTCCACCGGGTACGACGTGTCCCGGGACGAGTGCGAGAAGTCATACAAGCCGTTTAAGACCACCTTCGCTGACTCCTCCTCCTTCGTCGACTCGGGCAGCAACTCGCACTGGAATGCCGCCCCAACGACATACCGCAAGATGCCGAACTTTAGCGAGTATATGGATTCGATTAGCCGGAATGGTTGTGTCATTATGCGCAACAAGCTGCACGATCATTCCAAGTGCTTGGCCAAGTACTGTAAGCACGATCTCAAGTTCACTTGTGCGGAAATGAAGTGA
- the LOC108125424 gene encoding uncharacterized protein — protein sequence MLPSLDTLMRCSKRVLQSPLEAAANQMRNGHSKAASGGIYGPFTPDNDLSCSGRGDCINNTCVCDIRYAGNECDIFNFPYYIGISTVFYVVALVSVIQLLICIVAEYQRLKQPSILRACRITTQKLLYFMVFVAASLRGAYFTTPLDLQPQWAVTLMSAYYPLLMTCASLIVCMWAEIFHLRDIRWEKSQFLSKSFLGFIAFNFFLYSLFGIEVFNSLINAERRDYAHIFNGCYAVLLLIVVVFFLIYGVEVFFKLRGGFVYDQTGKILGPSEAIVNASQLHQSRFGLLSQAVMLIVIVGFLTSETLGDFWKAKVPVHSRNWHDIIFRIAEIGVALWFPCCLWNSMAPEQLWILNPRKLLSRQIDPSIPTLNAETNKLSPEEGQSFLTKKDCWICYDSDKPEPLIQPCRCTGDVSSVHHECLKRWLVESCSNTEALLACKVCGHPYEIEKSKKLEWDKGFTIQHWSKTVILITLMCITGATAWVVIQMYVDPLVRVMTVGIAVLIGYVCVKCLGENTVVAYQRAKVSSINIVTSSEMEKLHTICEEVSASTSAAAARTGVAT from the exons ATGCTTCCCAGCCTCGATACCTTAATGCGTTGCTCGAAGCGAGTTCTGCAATCGCCGCTTGAAGCGGCCGCCAATCAGATGCGGAATGGTCACAGCAAGGCGGCATCCGGTGGCATCTATGGACCCTTTACGCCGGACAACGATCTCAGCTGCTCGGGACGAGGGGACTGCATCAACAACACGTGCGTCTGCGATATTCGATATGCGGGCAACGAGTGCGACATCTTCAACTTTCCCTATTACATTGGCATATCCACGGTCTTCTATGTGGTGGCTCTCGTCTCGGTCATCCAGCTGCTCATCTGCATTGTGGCCGAGTATCAACGCCTCAAGCAGCCATCGATCCTTCGTGCCTGTCGGATCACCACCCAGAAGCTCCTCTATTTCATGGTCTTTGTGGCGGCTTCATTACGCGGAGCTTACTTTACAACACCA TTGGATCTGCAGCCACAATGGGCCGTGACTTTGATGTCCGCTTACTATCCATTGCTCATGACATGTGCTTCTCTAATTGTCTGCATGTGGGCCGAG ATCTTTCACCTGCGCGACATCCGCTGGGAGAAGTCGCAGTTCCTGTCGAAGAGCTTCCTCGGTTTCATTGCCTTCAACTTCTTCCTGTACAGCCTGTTTGGCATAGAGGTCTTCAATTCGCTAATCAATGCGGAGCGACGGGACTATGCCCACATATTCAACGGCTGTTATGCAGTATTACTACTGATCGTGGTCGTCTTCTTCCTCATCTACGGCGTGGAGGTGTTCTTCAAGCTGCGCGGCGGCTTCGTCTACGATCAGACGGGAAAAATCCTGGGTCCCAGCGAGGCGATCGTTAATGCGTCCCAGCTGCACCAGTCGCGATTCGGACTACTTAGTCAGGCCGTGATGCTCATAGTGATTGTGGGCTTTCTCACATCGGAGACTTTGGGCGACTTCTGGAAAGCAAA ggttCCAGTTCATTCTCGCAACTGGCATGACATCATTTTCCGCATTGCCGAGATCGGAGTTGCACTTTGGTTTCCCTGCTGCCTCTGGAATTCAATGGCTCCCGAACAGCTATGGATCCTGAATCCCCGGAAACTCTTGTCCCGCCAAATCGACCCATCGATACCGACATTGAATGCCGAGACCAATAAGCTCTCGCCCGAGGAGGGTCAGTCGTTTTTAACCAAAAAGGATTGCTGGATTTGTTACGACTCCGATAAGCCGGAGCCACTAATCCAGCCCTGTCGATGCACCGGGGACGTTAGCTCCGTTCATCACGAGTGCCTCAAGCGATGGCTCGTGGAGAGTTGCAGCAATACGGAGGCTCTGTTGGCTTGTAAGGTGTGTGGACATCCCTATGAGATCGAGAAGTCGAAAAA ACTCGAATGGGACAAGGGCTTCACTATCCAGCACTGGTCCAAGACGGTCATTCTGATCACTCTGATGTGCATAACCGGAGCCACTGCCTGGGTCGTTATACAGATGTATGTGGATCCACTGGTGCGCGTCATGACCGTCGGAATTGCTGTTCTCATTGGCTATGTTTGTGTCAAGTGCTTGGGCGAGAACACTGTGGTGGCGTATCAACGGGCCAAAGTAAGCTCGATCAACATTGTGACAAGCTCTGAGATGGAAAAACTACACACCATTTGCGAGGAGGTCAGCGCAAGTACCTCGGCGGCAGCAGCTCGGACGGGAGTGGCCACGTAG
- the LOC108125387 gene encoding uncharacterized protein, translated as MSESPISSSSSSPKKRTISENNPEDSAAPSSSSQRVPSKASSNILVLNYDCLKRIFSLLSLDDQLNFSRSNRKIQRMYRNYAQWKYKHINNDITLYLEESDLEYLLEQVNEDLISYESYVHASSRAEEQLRLLRKHCPMLRRLNMTLRRPHWEDLIQLKNLHTLDASLEFGSTDVYEKFFSNLSENLPCLRKLVLVAPDYNGKGLHVLEKLQHLEIDDFSCLDATYLTDCCIKMKNLHFLKIGRWPNNLTNKNLSAIVANCRNLETLEFTCNELLNNVELERVCDLPRLKHLLVVLQRLERPGLIEGLVRRTGTPLESLIVFDSYLCKEHIEHICNITSLRELWVASEDDDFNVEAFMKLKSLEYLHLDMDGITNKQLLELVLGCPRLRVLNVIWRCPNINSDFISLLKSSLKKLKEINREKISIYLNSSSVDWKGNSRFKLDNIQIIKGSLWEAPILHKRSSIFQIN; from the coding sequence ATGAGCGAATCGCCTATAAGTAGCTCTTCCTCGAGTCCAAAAAAGCGCACAATCAGTGAAAATAATCCGGAAGATTCAGCTGCGCCCTCTTCAAGCTCCCAAAGAGTTCCATCCAAAGCGTCGTCCAATATTTTAGTCCTGAACTACGATTGCTTAAAAAGAATATTCTCACTTCTGAGCTTAGACGATCAGTTGAATTTTTCGCGTTCCAATCGCAAAATACAACGCATGTACCGGAACTACGCCCAATGGAAGTACAAACACATCAATAACGACATCACCTTGTACCTCGAGGAATCTGATCTGGAATATCTATTGGAACAAGTCAACGAGGATTTAATCAGCTATGAGTCATATGTGCATGCCTCTTCCAGAGCCGAGGAGCAGTTGCGGTTACTAAGAAAGCACTGCCCTATGCTGCGGCGCCTCAACATGACTTTACGGCGACCCCATTGGGAGGACTTGATCCAATTGAAGAATTTACACACTCTTGATGCCTCTTTAGAATTTGGTAGCACTGATGTCTACGAGAAGTTCTTCTCAAATCTATCAGAGAATCTCCCGTGCCTGAGAAAGCTAGTCTTAGTAGCTCCCGACTACAATGGGAAAGGACTCCACGTGCTGGAGAAACTACAGCATTTAGAGATAGATGACTTTTCCTGTCTAGATGCCACATACCTGACCGATTGCTGCATCAAGATGAAAAATCTGCACTTTCTTAAAATTGGAAGGTGGCCCAACAACCTGACCAACAAAAACCTCTCCGCGATTGTCGCGAACTGCCGGAACTTGGAAACGCTTGAGTTCACCTGTAACGAACTCCTCAATAATGTGGAACTCGAAAGGGTTTGTGATCTGCCCCGCCTGAAGCACTTACTAGTGGTACTTCAAAGACTTGAAAGGCCGGGTTTGATCGAGGGACTTGTACGTAGGACTGGCACTCCTCTAGAGAGCCTTATTGTATTTGACTCGTATTTGTGTAAGGAGCATATAGAGCATATCTGTAACATTACTTCCCTTAGAGAACTATGGGTAGCCAGCGAAGACGATGATTTCAATGTGGAAGCCTTCATGAAGCTGAAATCTCTTGAATACCTACATCTGGATATGGACGGCATTACTAATAAGCAGTTGTTGGAACTGGTGCTTGGATGCCCACGCCTACGGGTCTTGAATGTGATATGGCGTTGCCCGAATATTAATTCCGATTTCATTTCTTTACTAAAAAGTTCTTTGAAGAAGCTTAAGGAAATCAATcgtgaaaaaatttcaatatatttaaatagcTCTTCTGTGGATTGGAAAGGAAACTCCAGGTTTAAACTCGACAACATTCAAATCATAAAAGGCTCTCTATGGGAAGCTCCTATTTTACACAAAAGGAGTTCAATATTCCAAATCAATTAA
- the LOC108125541 gene encoding uncharacterized protein, whose amino-acid sequence MSESSKNSSSSIIKKRKISKNNAEDSAAPSSSSQSVSSNILVLNNDCLERIFSLLSLKDQLNFSRSNHEIECMFRNYAQRKYKHITKDIPDSLKESDLEYLVEQVNEHLISFESYRYSSFIPEKLLRLLGKHCPMLRRLTMAFTQDRWEDLNQLKNLNTLHAFFEFSSNDVYEKFFLNLSKSLPCLRKLVLEAPRYNGKGLHVLEKLQHLEIDDFSQINDKYLIDCCKKMKNLKFLKIGLVAENMSNKTFPAIVANCRNLESLAFIDNELLDNEAYERVCELPRLKHIMIAGPRLRRPGIIKGLVRKTGTPLESLILLDSNLCKEQIEQICYITSLKELWVGSEDDDFSVEGFMKLKFLEHLHLGMEGITNKDLLELLLGCPRLRVLNVLDLCPNINSDLLSLLNRSSKKLKETNRGEILIYLHDSSVDWEGNFSFKLDNIQIIKGSLHEDPILLQKEFHIPLKLFRHYSF is encoded by the coding sequence ATGAGCGAATCgtctaaaaatagctcttcCTCGATTATAAAAAAACGCAAAATCAGTAAAAATAATGCGGAAGATTCAGCTGCGCCCTCTTCAAGCTCCCAAAGTGTTTCATCCAATATTTTAGTCCTGAACAACGATTGCTTAGAAAGAATATTCTCACTTCTGAGCTTAAAAGATCAGTTGAATTTTTCACGTTCCAATCACGAAATAGAATGCATGTTCAGGAACTACGCACAACGGAAGTACAAACACATCACTAAAGACATCCCCGACAGCCTTAAGGAATCTGATCTGGAATATCTAGTGGAACAAGTCAACGAGCATTTAATCAGCTTTGAGTCATATCGGTATTCCTCCTTCATACCCGAGAAGCTGTTGCGGTTACTAGGAAAGCACTGCCCTATGCTGCGGCGCCTCACGATGGCTTTCACGCAAGACCGATGGGAGGACTTGAACCAATTGAAGAATTTAAACACTCTTCATGCCTTTTTCGAGTTTAGTAGCAATGATGTCTACGAGAAGTTCTTCTTAAATCTATCAAAGAGTCTCCCGTGCCTCAGGAAACTAGTCTTGGAAGCTCCCCGCTACAATGGGAAAGGACTCCACGTTCTAGAGAAACTACAGCATCTAGAGATAGATGACTTTTCCCAAATAAATGACAAATACCTGATCGATTGCTGCAAGAAGATGAAAAATCtgaaatttcttaaaattggATTGGTGGCCGAAAACATGAGCAACAAAACCTTCCCCGCGATTGTCGCGAACTGCCGGAACTTGGAATCGCTTGCGTTCATCGACAACGAACTTCTCGATAATGAGGCATACGAAAGGGTTTGTGAGCTCCCCCGCCTGAAGCACATAATGATAGCCGGTCCGCGTCTTCGAAGACCGGGTATCATCAAGGGACTTGTACGTAAGACTGGCACACCTCTAGAGAGCCTTATTCTGTTGGATTCGAATCTGTGTAAGGAGCAGATAGAGCAGATCTGTTATATTACTTCCCTAAAGGAACTCTGGGTAGGCAGCGAAGACGATGATTTCAGTGTGGAAGGTTTCATGAAGCTAAAATTTCTTGAACACCTACATCTGGGTATGGAAGGCATTACTAATAAGGACTTGTTGGAACTGCTTCTCGGATGCCCACGCCTACGGGTCTTGAATGTGTTAGATCTTTGCCCAAATATTAATTCCGATTTACTTTCTTTACTAAATCGTTCTTCGAAGAAGCTTAAGGAAACCAATCGTGgcgaaattttaatatatttacatGACTCTTCTGTGGATTGGGAAGGAAACTTCAGCTTTAAACTCGACAACATTCAAATCATAAAAGGCTCTCTACATGAAGATCCTATTTTATTGCAAAAGGAGTTCCATATTCCATTAAAATTATTCAGACATTATAGCTTTTAA
- the LOC108125390 gene encoding acyl-CoA-binding domain-containing protein 5, which translates to MAAAIEQRFQAAVNVIKGLPKNGPYQPSTSMMLKFYGLFKQATEGACDQKKPGFWDVVGRAKWDAWHDNRHLNKEQAMQRYVESLKEIIETMSFTENVQNFVGSLDGLGNINLDELELVSPGMREIAESHPNSPFHSRTNSPQHGFNGNADEDLDAPLASSESIKDEAVITNGHIAAPLTNGYAGKHNNFAHDPHNYTNNSSVAIVEPSDDEYDDPYDLSHELTQAIAQNTELLQQIQTAISRMNSDVGTVQQRVRSLEQSVKELPSGQSSKREAWKSSQPSWWPFRNISPLWFAILILWPFVVRRFAGLLQTAPQRRR; encoded by the coding sequence ATGGCTGCAGCAATTGAACAGCGTTTCCAGGCCGCCGTCAACGTGATCAAAGGACTGCCCAAGAATGGACCTTATCAGCCCAGCACCTCCATGATGCTGAAGTTCTATGGCCTCTTCAAGCAGGCCACTGAGGGGGCGTGTGACCAGAAAAAGCCCGGCTTCTGGGACGTGGTCGGCAGAGCCAAATGGGATGCCTGGCACGATAATCGCCACCTGAACAAGGAACAGGCTATGCAGCGCTACGTTGAGAGCCTTAAGGAAATTATCGAGACGATGTCGTTTACAGAGAATGTACAAAACTTTGTGGGCAGTCTTGACGGCTTGGGGAACATTAATCTCGACGAGCTGGAACTGGTTTCGCCGGGAATGCGCGAGATAGCTGAATCGCATCCCAACTCGCCGTTCCATTCGCGAACAAACAGTCCGCAGCACGGCTTTAACGGCAACGCTGACGAAGATCTGGATGCTCCGCTGGCATCATCAGAGTCGATAAAGGATGAGGCGGTGATAACTAATGGCCACATAGCTGCACCACTGACCAATGGCTATGCTGGAAAGCATAATAACTTTGCACACGATCCCCACAACTACACGAACAATAGCAGTGTGGCGATTGTAGAGCCCTCGGACGATGAATACGATGATCCGTACGACCTTAGCCACGAGCTGACCCAAGCGATTGCCCAAAACACGGAGCTACTGCAACAGATCCAGACAGCGATCTCGCGGATGAACAGCGACGTGGGAACAGTGCAACAGCGGGTCAGGAGCCTCGAACAATCGGTTAAGGAGCTGCCCAGCGGCCAAAGTTCAAAGCGAGAAGCGTGGAAAAGTTCACAGCCTTCTTGGTGGCCTTTCAGAAATATTTCGCCCCTATGGTTCGCCATTCTGATCCTGTGGCCTTTTGTGGTGCGACGCTTCGCGGGATTGCTCCAAACAGCGCCACAACGCAGACGCTGA
- the LOC122321700 gene encoding uncharacterized protein — MSESPINSSSSSAKNNKISENNAEDSAAPFQSGLSFQVPSKASSNILVLSYDCLEGIFSLLSLQDQLSFSRSNRKIERMYRNYAQRKYKHITKYIYHTLEESDLEYLVEQVNEDLISYESYVYASSRAEEELRLLRMHCPMLRRLKMTFSRPHWEDLIQLKNLNTLDAFLEFSSTNDYEKFFFNLSENLPCLRKLVLEAPDNNGKGLHVLENLEHLEIDDFSELDAKYLTDCFIKMKNLHFLKMGMWNPYLTNENLSAIVANCRNLETLEFTGNKLINNVELERVCELPCLKHLIVNLQRLERPGLIEGLVQNYG, encoded by the exons ATGAGCGAATCGCCTATAAATAGCTCTTCCTCGAgtgcaaaaaataacaaaatcaGTGAAAATAATGCGGAAGATTCAGCTGCGCCCTTCCAAAGCGGCCTTTCCTTTCAAGTTCCATCCAAAGCCTCGTCCAACATTTTAGTCCTTAGCTACGATTGCTTAGAAGGAATATTCTCACTTCTGAGCTTACAAGATCAGTTGAGTTTTTCGCGTTCCAATCGCAAAATAGAACGGATGTACAGGAACTACGCCCAGAGGAAGTACAAACACATCACTAAATACATCTACCACACCCTCGAGGAATCTGATCTGGAATATCTAGTGGAACAAGTCAACGAGGATTTAATCAGCTATGAGTCATATGTGTATGCCTCTTCCCGAGCCGAGGAGGAGTTGCGGTTACTAAGAATGCACTGCCCTATGCTGCGGCGCCTCAAGATGACTTTCAGTCGACCCCATTGGGAGGACTTGATCCAATTGAAGAATTTAAACACTCTTGATGCCTTTTTAGAGTTTAGTAGCACTAATGACTATGAGAAGTTCTTCTTTAATCTATCAGAGAACCTACCGTGTCTGAGGAAGCTAGTCTTGGAAGCTCCCGACAACAATGGGAAAGGACTCCACGTGCTGGAGAACCTAGAGCATCTAGAGATAGATGACTTTTCCGAATTAGATGCCAAATACCTGACCGATTGCTTCATCAAGATGAAAAATCTGCACTTTCTTAAAATGGGAATGTGGAACCCATACCTGACCAACGAAAACTTATCCGCGATTGTCGCGAACTGCCGGAACTTGGAAACGCTTGAGTTCACCGGCAACAAACTCATCAATAATGTGGAACTCGAAAGGGTTTGTGAGCTGCCCTGCCTGAAGCACTTAATAGTGAACCTTCAAAGACTTGAAAGGCCGGGTTTGATCGAGGGACTTGTAC AGAACTATGGGTAG
- the Prx6a gene encoding peroxiredoxin-6, producing the protein MSDKALNIGDQFPNFEAETNEGKIDFYEWMGNSWAILFSHPSDYTPVCTTELARVASLVPEFLKRGVKPIALSCDTVESHQGWIEDIKSFGKLRSFDYPIIADDKRELAVKLNMLDKDELNADGIPLTCRAVFIIDEKKKLRLSILYPATTGRNFDEILRVIDSLKLTQTKSVATPADWKPGTDCMILPTVKTEDISELFPNGAVCVAVPSGKSYLRFAPQP; encoded by the exons ATGTCGGACAAGGCTTTAAATATTGGCGATCAGTTTCCGAACTTCGAGGCCGAGACCAATGAGGGGAAGATCGATTTTTACGAATGGATGGGGAATAGCTGGGCTATCCTGTTCTCCCATCCGTCGGACTATACTCCCGTATGTACCACGGAATTGGCTCGTGTTGCATCCTTGGTTCCGGAATTCTTGAAGAGGGGCGTCAAACCAATTGCGTTATCCTGCGATACGGTTGAGTCGCACCAAGGATGGATCGAGGATATCAAGAGCTTCGGCA AGCTCAGAAGCTTCGATTATCCCATCATTGCCGACGACAAACGTGAGCTGGCTGTGAAGCTCAACATGCTGGACAAGGATGAGCTCAACGCGGATGGCATTCCCCTCACATGCCGTGCTGTTTTCATAATCGACGAAAAAAAGAAGCTGCGCCTGTCGATCCTTTACCCGGCGACCACTGGTAGGAACTTTGA TGAAATACTTCGAGTTATAGACTCACTGAAGTTGACGCAAACGAAGAGCGTGGCCACGCCAGCAGACTGGAAACCGGGCACCGATTGCATGATCCTGCCAACAGTAAAGACCGAGGACATTTCGGAACTCTTTCCCAATGGAGCCGTATGTGTTGCAGTGCCTTCTGGCAAGTCTTATCTACGATTTGCACCCCAACCATAG